One part of the Mariniflexile litorale genome encodes these proteins:
- a CDS encoding glycosyl hydrolase 115 family protein — protein sequence MRTNHLSKLISLFVITLGINTLQAQLSLVNTTGDASVFSIVNKNNTATIYYDASDFEVVKMASKLLAEDIERVTAKLPVVSSNKPKAKNAIIIGTLGKSKLINQLIKSGKVNSTELEGNWERYLYKTVKNPLPNVDNALVIIGSDRRGTAYGVFDLSKTIGVSPWYWWADVPTVKRKELSIADIDFISKAPSVKYRGVFINDEDWGLKPWASKLMDPQINDIGPNTYEKVCELLLRLKANMLAPAMHEVTGAFYKYPENKMVADKFAIMMTSSHAEPLLYNNTTEWDKKIDGAWDYVRNKKGVLAALDKRVKEAAPFENIYTVGMRGIHDTGMKDVPEGYTKANVLEQVIDAERDILTKYIKKSKEEIPQIFVPYKEVLDIYESGMKLPDDVTIVWPDDNFGYIKKLSDNEEAKRKGGAGVYYHISYLGEPNDYLWLNTTPPALIYEEMFKAYQNGADRYWLLNVGDIKPGELGMQFFLDLAWDIDMVTYNTVPDYNSSFLASIFGNKYKEDFKDIYNSYFHLGFERKPEYMGWDWRWNSIDAKERIIDTEFSFTNYNEAQNRIDEYDRIASKAEKLLKELPDQYKSSFYHLLYYPVVGSSLVSKKMLAAQKNRWYAQQGRAATNGLIDDVKAYDARLTEITAHYNGLENGKWTGIMTAPERLPEIQLPETEKIDLPENSEMGVFIPSGSSINTINVLPRFNKFTKQSHSIEVFNKGKNDLKWSAKTDNSWILLSKNKGKTSTQETVNVTVDWSKAPVGTNIKGEIHINAGDQIEKVHLSLHNPATSAEELNVLYVEDNGVVSISPSEFSRKYEKNGMKIQVIEELGYEGNSVQLGTIVDKGWRNASVEYDFYSETAGWVTVHTYALPLFGKDEKNGTTYGVQIDNSMVSWETTASPEYSFDWKKNVIRNSTINTSKILIDKPGKHTLKLISGNPGMVIQKVVVDFGGMKNSYLGPKPTLVNPKTK from the coding sequence ATGAGAACAAATCATCTAAGTAAATTAATTTCACTATTTGTAATTACACTAGGAATTAATACGTTACAAGCACAGTTAAGTTTAGTTAACACAACAGGTGATGCCTCAGTTTTCTCTATTGTAAATAAAAATAATACGGCTACCATTTATTATGATGCTTCAGATTTTGAAGTTGTAAAAATGGCATCAAAATTATTAGCTGAAGATATAGAGCGAGTTACTGCTAAATTACCTGTAGTATCGAGTAACAAGCCAAAAGCAAAAAATGCTATTATAATTGGTACGCTTGGTAAAAGCAAATTAATAAATCAGTTAATAAAAAGCGGTAAAGTAAATAGTACAGAATTAGAAGGTAATTGGGAAAGATATTTGTATAAAACAGTTAAAAATCCATTACCTAATGTTGACAATGCCTTAGTAATAATAGGTAGTGATAGACGAGGAACCGCTTATGGTGTTTTCGATCTTTCCAAAACCATTGGAGTCTCTCCTTGGTATTGGTGGGCAGATGTGCCTACTGTTAAAAGAAAAGAACTTAGTATTGCTGATATAGATTTTATATCAAAAGCACCTTCTGTTAAATATAGAGGTGTATTTATAAATGACGAAGATTGGGGTTTAAAACCTTGGGCTTCAAAATTAATGGATCCACAAATAAATGATATTGGACCAAATACTTACGAGAAAGTTTGCGAATTACTTCTTCGTTTAAAAGCAAACATGTTAGCGCCCGCTATGCACGAGGTTACTGGTGCCTTTTATAAATATCCAGAAAATAAAATGGTTGCAGATAAATTTGCAATTATGATGACTAGTAGTCATGCAGAACCATTGCTGTATAATAACACTACAGAATGGGATAAAAAAATTGATGGAGCTTGGGATTATGTAAGAAATAAAAAAGGGGTACTTGCTGCTCTTGATAAAAGAGTAAAAGAAGCCGCTCCATTTGAAAACATATACACAGTTGGTATGCGTGGTATTCACGATACAGGAATGAAAGATGTACCAGAAGGTTATACTAAAGCAAATGTTTTAGAACAAGTTATAGATGCCGAAAGAGATATATTAACAAAATATATTAAAAAATCTAAAGAAGAAATCCCACAAATATTTGTTCCATACAAAGAAGTCTTAGACATTTATGAAAGTGGTATGAAATTACCTGACGATGTTACAATAGTTTGGCCAGATGACAATTTTGGTTATATTAAAAAGTTAAGTGATAATGAAGAAGCGAAACGTAAAGGAGGTGCAGGAGTTTATTATCACATATCATATTTAGGAGAACCTAACGATTATTTGTGGTTAAATACAACCCCACCAGCTCTAATTTATGAGGAAATGTTTAAAGCATACCAAAATGGGGCAGACCGTTATTGGTTACTTAATGTTGGCGATATTAAACCAGGTGAGTTGGGAATGCAGTTTTTCTTAGACTTAGCTTGGGATATTGATATGGTAACTTATAATACCGTACCAGATTACAATAGTTCTTTTTTAGCCTCCATTTTTGGAAATAAATACAAAGAAGATTTTAAAGATATTTATAACAGTTATTTCCATTTAGGTTTTGAACGTAAACCAGAATATATGGGTTGGGATTGGCGTTGGAATAGTATCGATGCTAAAGAACGAATAATCGATACAGAGTTTTCTTTTACCAATTATAATGAAGCACAAAATCGTATTGATGAATACGATAGAATAGCTAGTAAAGCAGAAAAACTTCTTAAAGAATTACCGGATCAATATAAATCAAGTTTTTATCATCTCCTATATTATCCTGTAGTAGGATCATCATTAGTGAGTAAAAAAATGTTAGCGGCTCAAAAAAACCGTTGGTATGCGCAACAAGGTAGAGCTGCTACAAATGGTTTGATTGATGATGTTAAAGCATATGATGCTCGTTTAACAGAAATTACAGCACATTATAATGGCTTAGAAAACGGGAAATGGACAGGAATAATGACCGCTCCAGAAAGACTTCCAGAAATTCAACTCCCTGAAACAGAAAAAATAGATTTACCAGAAAATTCAGAAATGGGTGTGTTTATACCAAGTGGATCTTCAATAAATACTATTAATGTATTACCTAGGTTTAACAAGTTTACAAAACAATCTCATAGTATTGAGGTTTTTAATAAAGGTAAAAACGATTTAAAATGGTCTGCTAAAACAGATAATAGCTGGATTTTACTTAGTAAAAATAAAGGAAAAACCAGTACGCAAGAAACCGTTAATGTTACTGTTGATTGGTCCAAAGCTCCAGTAGGAACTAACATTAAAGGAGAGATTCATATAAATGCAGGAGATCAGATAGAAAAAGTTCACTTGTCATTACATAACCCGGCAACAAGCGCAGAAGAGTTAAATGTTCTTTATGTTGAAGATAACGGTGTCGTTTCTATTTCGCCTTCCGAATTTTCTAGAAAGTACGAAAAGAATGGTATGAAAATTCAAGTTATTGAAGAACTAGGTTATGAGGGAAATAGTGTTCAATTAGGAACTATTGTAGATAAAGGTTGGAGAAATGCGAGTGTAGAGTACGATTTTTATTCAGAAACAGCAGGTTGGGTAACCGTACATACCTATGCCTTACCATTATTTGGTAAAGATGAAAAAAATGGCACCACTTATGGAGTTCAAATAGATAATAGTATGGTAAGTTGGGAAACAACAGCTTCACCAGAATACTCATTTGATTGGAAAAAAAATGTTATTAGAAATAGCACCATTAATACAAGTAAAATATTAATTGATAAACCGGGGAAGCATACTTTGAAATTGATTTCAGGTAATCCAGGCATGGTTATACAAAAAGTAGTTGTTGATTTTGGTGGTATGAAAAACTCTTATTTAGGTCCAAAACCCACCTTGGTTAACCCTAAAACCAAGTAG
- a CDS encoding RagB/SusD family nutrient uptake outer membrane protein — MKKTFILLALVSLFSSCKEDFLDESPKDFLSSANAYVTHDDFTASVNNLYYLVRRQFYSRDENRPFDFLYGTDIVYDGENNGTQRHSRMSEAYAPSGQIATVHWNLLYKTIAEANTIIDRSAASNMTEEETKDIVSQARFIRGFSYRTLVYLYGGVPLVINEVTAPKIDFVRASKEAVLNQAVEDLEFASQNLPGITDVVDGRVSNLVAYHYLAEVFITLGKNEEAILAATTVINDPNTALMTNRFGTRSSETDKDEYWDLFRTGNQNRSIGNTEGLWVIQFELDVPGGGLQSSSKDGSYMLERHHAPLNRSGAFNKWPVGDYTGGRGIGWMISTEYFSNTVWGGNNTNPDFVNDIRNANHNFMREYNSNNTIALQSTPGIIVSTETTPRSRSLYAYQTKATTPFNHPEGLYDNNDPYSLTSAAGGTYTDQYMLRLAETYLLRAEAYIANEQFQLAADDVNVVRTRANASEATAAQMDIDYILDERIREFGVEEKRRLTLMRLGLLYDRVSRFNPYYTELEDGMKETYNLWPIPADEIEGNREVELTQNPGYN; from the coding sequence ATGAAAAAAACATTTATATTATTAGCATTAGTCTCTTTGTTTAGTTCTTGTAAAGAAGACTTTTTAGACGAGTCGCCGAAAGACTTTTTAAGTTCGGCAAATGCATACGTTACGCATGATGATTTTACAGCATCAGTAAATAATTTATATTATTTAGTTAGAAGGCAATTTTATAGTCGTGATGAAAACCGTCCGTTCGACTTTTTGTACGGAACAGACATTGTTTATGATGGGGAAAATAATGGTACCCAAAGACATAGCAGAATGTCTGAAGCTTATGCTCCTTCAGGTCAAATAGCAACAGTACATTGGAATTTGCTTTATAAAACGATAGCTGAAGCAAATACTATAATTGATAGATCTGCTGCTTCAAATATGACAGAAGAGGAAACTAAGGATATTGTATCTCAGGCTCGCTTTATTAGAGGCTTTTCTTATCGTACACTAGTTTATTTATATGGAGGAGTTCCTTTAGTAATTAATGAAGTAACAGCTCCTAAAATTGATTTTGTAAGAGCTTCTAAAGAAGCTGTGCTTAATCAGGCTGTAGAAGATTTAGAGTTTGCTTCTCAAAATTTACCGGGAATTACGGATGTAGTAGATGGCCGAGTTAGCAATTTGGTAGCTTACCACTATTTGGCTGAGGTATTTATTACTTTAGGAAAAAACGAAGAGGCTATTTTGGCGGCAACAACAGTAATAAATGATCCTAACACAGCTTTAATGACGAACCGTTTTGGTACGCGATCTAGTGAAACTGATAAAGATGAATATTGGGATTTATTTAGAACCGGAAATCAAAATAGATCTATTGGAAATACAGAAGGTTTATGGGTTATTCAATTTGAACTGGATGTACCTGGTGGCGGGCTTCAATCGTCTAGTAAAGACGGGTCTTACATGTTAGAAAGACACCATGCTCCTTTAAATAGATCAGGTGCTTTTAATAAATGGCCTGTAGGCGATTACACGGGTGGTAGAGGTATTGGTTGGATGATATCAACAGAGTATTTTAGCAATACGGTATGGGGTGGAAATAACACCAACCCAGATTTTGTAAATGATATTAGAAATGCCAATCATAATTTTATGAGAGAGTACAATTCTAATAACACCATTGCATTGCAATCTACACCTGGAATAATAGTTTCCACAGAAACGACACCTCGTAGTCGTAGTCTATATGCTTATCAAACTAAAGCAACAACACCATTTAATCACCCTGAAGGATTGTACGATAACAATGATCCGTATAGTTTAACAAGTGCTGCTGGAGGTACTTATACCGATCAGTACATGTTGCGTTTGGCAGAAACATATTTGTTAAGAGCAGAAGCTTATATTGCAAATGAACAGTTCCAACTTGCTGCTGATGATGTTAATGTGGTGCGTACAAGGGCTAATGCCTCTGAAGCAACTGCTGCACAAATGGATATTGACTACATTTTAGACGAACGTATACGTGAATTTGGTGTTGAAGAAAAGAGACGATTAACTTTAATGCGTTTAGGGTTATTATACGATCGTGTATCTAGATTTAACCCTTATTATACGGAATTAGAAGATGGAATGAAAGAAACCTATAATCTTTGGCCAATTCCTGCTGATGAAATTGAAGGTAATCGTGAGGTAGAGTTAACACAAAACCCAGGATATAATTAA
- a CDS encoding TonB-dependent receptor produces MKKLLHPFFAFNSKRLFLLVFLGLGITTAFAQQKTITGSVTDINGLPIAGATIILKGTTTGASTDFDGTFSININTSSVLVFSYVGYKTQEVDANGKNTIDVALEENIALLDEVVVIGYGTSKKSDVTGAVASADLETFRDSPNTNIAQSLQGTVPGLNIGQVNSAGATPEISIRGRTSINGNSDVLIILDGIQYNGSLSSLNPADIKSIDVLKDASSTAVYGAQAANGVILITTQSGKRDQKPKITISSSYATQAPSEDLRPMQREEYIDYLNMQLYDRAFLAPEYTTPNPAFTGYFEQRDLNPNDMLGIPVNSGNPELFKDTDYNWWDEGTQTGYVMDNKISVTGGSEKMSYLVSLGLTEQEGYIKRDDFQRKSIRVNLDADATDWWNIGVQAFGSFVNQDGDQPNLYSLVIAPPVLTPYDENGDLVRNPTGTLDSNPFLGSNTEDLERKDYLFANIYSEIDFPFIPGLSYRLNFGNNYRIEKRYGASIYAAGGNGEAGKDIRFYNDYTLDNILKYNRVFGKHDVGATLLYGAMERKWDNTNAYATSFDRLSLGYNKLSLGGLPEISSGAYSDQLNYQMFRFNYKYNNKYIVTGTIRKDGYSAFADNEKTAYFPSGALGWIVSSESFMDNADFVNNLKLRASYGLSGNQTPRYTSLARLDTRASYVFGEGGTTAFGQELASLANGDLRWEKTAGLNVGVDFILFSNKLNGTIDVYQSTTDDLLYKVRIPYLTGFDEIQTNVGKLENKGIEISLTGNIVRTQDFKWTATANYSKNKNKILELTGEDADGDGKEDDLIQSNLFIGESIGAIYDYETNGIYQIGEENIPAGYQAGQYRIVDQNDDGLITQADDRKIIGTKDPGYRVSLLNTFTYKQFSLSVFFNSIQGGNNTYISRNDNALYRDSNSIFRNNLSGIDYWSPENPDGLNALSPNRPGITGTRYEDRSFVRLQDITLKYSFDNAILDKLSISDLSVFVSGKNLATWTKWNGWDPEYQNVSDNVYGVGMSAGGRPVMSGYSFGINVSF; encoded by the coding sequence ATGAAGAAATTATTACACCCCTTTTTTGCCTTTAATAGTAAAAGACTCTTCCTTTTGGTCTTTTTAGGGCTTGGAATTACAACTGCCTTCGCGCAGCAAAAAACGATTACTGGTTCAGTAACGGATATAAATGGACTGCCTATTGCAGGTGCTACGATCATTTTAAAAGGAACAACAACAGGTGCTTCCACTGATTTTGATGGAACATTTAGTATTAATATTAACACCTCTAGTGTTTTGGTGTTCTCATATGTAGGATATAAAACACAAGAGGTTGATGCCAATGGGAAGAATACAATAGATGTAGCATTAGAAGAAAATATTGCATTGTTAGATGAAGTGGTCGTGATAGGTTACGGTACTTCAAAGAAAAGCGATGTAACGGGTGCTGTTGCTAGTGCTGACTTAGAGACTTTTCGGGATTCTCCTAATACTAATATTGCACAGAGCTTACAAGGGACTGTGCCTGGTTTAAATATTGGTCAGGTAAATAGTGCTGGGGCTACTCCTGAAATAAGTATAAGAGGTAGAACTTCTATCAATGGAAATTCAGATGTGCTTATAATTCTAGATGGAATACAATATAATGGTTCGCTTTCTTCGCTAAACCCTGCAGATATAAAGTCTATAGATGTTCTAAAAGATGCTAGTTCTACGGCTGTGTATGGTGCTCAAGCAGCAAACGGTGTAATTTTAATTACTACCCAAAGCGGGAAACGTGATCAAAAGCCTAAAATAACTATTTCTTCTTCTTATGCTACACAAGCACCTTCTGAAGATTTGAGACCTATGCAACGTGAAGAATATATTGATTATCTTAATATGCAACTTTACGACAGGGCTTTTTTAGCTCCTGAGTATACCACTCCAAACCCTGCTTTTACGGGTTATTTTGAACAGCGAGATCTTAATCCAAATGATATGCTTGGTATACCTGTAAATTCAGGTAATCCTGAATTATTTAAAGATACAGACTATAATTGGTGGGATGAAGGTACTCAAACCGGTTATGTAATGGATAATAAAATCAGCGTTACAGGTGGGTCAGAAAAAATGAGCTATTTAGTATCTTTAGGATTAACAGAGCAAGAAGGTTATATTAAAAGAGATGACTTTCAACGTAAAAGCATACGTGTTAATCTTGATGCAGATGCGACAGACTGGTGGAATATAGGTGTGCAAGCTTTTGGTTCTTTTGTGAATCAAGATGGAGATCAGCCAAATTTATACAGTCTTGTAATAGCACCGCCTGTCTTGACACCTTATGATGAAAATGGAGATTTAGTACGAAATCCTACTGGAACTTTAGATTCAAATCCATTTTTAGGGTCTAATACAGAAGATTTAGAGCGTAAGGATTATTTGTTTGCAAATATTTATTCTGAAATCGATTTTCCTTTTATACCTGGGTTATCTTACCGTTTGAATTTTGGTAATAATTATAGAATTGAAAAACGTTATGGTGCTAGTATTTATGCAGCTGGTGGTAATGGAGAAGCTGGGAAAGATATAAGATTTTATAATGATTATACTTTAGATAATATTCTTAAATACAACAGAGTTTTTGGGAAACATGATGTAGGTGCAACGTTGCTTTATGGGGCAATGGAGCGTAAATGGGATAATACAAATGCATACGCTACAAGTTTTGATAGGCTTTCTTTGGGATATAATAAGCTTAGTCTTGGAGGTCTTCCTGAAATAAGTTCTGGAGCATACTCCGATCAGTTAAATTACCAAATGTTTAGATTCAATTATAAATATAACAATAAGTATATTGTTACAGGTACAATTAGAAAAGATGGTTATTCTGCTTTCGCAGATAACGAAAAAACAGCTTATTTTCCATCAGGTGCGTTGGGTTGGATTGTGTCTAGCGAATCTTTTATGGATAATGCCGATTTTGTAAATAATTTAAAATTAAGAGCTAGTTATGGTCTTAGTGGGAATCAAACACCACGATATACATCTTTGGCGAGATTAGATACCAGAGCTTCTTATGTTTTTGGTGAGGGTGGGACTACCGCTTTTGGTCAAGAATTAGCTTCACTAGCTAATGGTGATTTACGTTGGGAAAAAACAGCTGGTCTTAATGTTGGTGTCGATTTTATTTTATTTTCTAATAAATTAAATGGTACTATAGATGTTTACCAAAGTACTACCGATGATCTTTTGTATAAAGTAAGAATTCCTTATTTAACAGGTTTTGATGAAATTCAAACCAATGTGGGGAAACTTGAAAATAAAGGGATTGAAATTTCTTTAACAGGAAATATTGTTCGTACTCAAGATTTTAAATGGACAGCAACAGCTAACTATTCTAAAAATAAAAATAAAATTCTTGAGCTTACAGGCGAAGATGCCGATGGCGATGGAAAAGAGGACGATTTGATTCAAAGTAATTTGTTTATAGGAGAATCAATAGGAGCAATCTATGACTATGAAACTAATGGTATTTATCAAATAGGAGAAGAAAATATACCTGCAGGTTATCAGGCAGGTCAATATCGTATTGTTGATCAAAATGATGATGGTTTAATCACTCAAGCAGATGACCGTAAGATTATAGGTACAAAAGATCCTGGATACCGAGTTTCTTTATTAAATACATTTACTTACAAGCAATTTTCGCTTAGTGTATTTTTTAACTCTATTCAAGGTGGTAATAACACTTATATTTCTAGAAATGATAATGCTTTATATAGAGACAGTAATTCGATTTTTCGTAATAATTTAAGTGGCATCGATTATTGGTCTCCAGAAAATCCTGATGGATTAAATGCGCTTTCTCCGAATAGACCTGGTATTACAGGTACTCGATATGAAGACAGAAGCTTTGTGCGTTTGCAGGATATAACCCTGAAATACAGTTTTGATAATGCTATTCTAGATAAATTATCAATATCTGATCTAAGTGTTTTTGTTAGTGGTAAAAATTTAGCTACCTGGACAAAATGGAATGGTTGGGATCCTGAATATCAAAATGTATCGGATAATGTTTATGGAGTTGGTATGTCTGCTGGCGGAAGACCAGTAATGAGCGGATATTCATTCGGTATTAATGTATCTTTTTAA